A single window of Longimicrobiales bacterium DNA harbors:
- a CDS encoding FtsX-like permease family protein, protein SLLPPEAVQSIELSVSPTVVAITAVLGVTTGLLFGLFPALHSTRSDLVTTIRANAGNLTVTRGAARFRAGLVTAQVALSMALLILAGLFMRSLVNIGKVDLGLRTENVVTFAISPQLNGYSIERSHQLFQRVEEELAALPGVIQVSSGLVPVLAGSSWGSDVAVEGFQDGPDIDTNARMNIVGPGYFTTLDVPVLAGREFTPQDVMNGTRVAMVNEAFLRKFNLDRTAIGKRISDEGSEPDTEIIGIVRDSKYNDVKEEIPAMYFKAWRQQDWVGALTFYARTGADTDQVMRAVQPMMARIDPNLPVENLKSLAQQVRENVFLDRMIGTLSAAFAALATLLAAVGLYGVLAYTVERRTREIGVRMALGADSSRVRLMVLRQVAVMMLSGGAVGLTAAWALGRVMGSVLYQVEGADPLVFGAAVTVLSLFALAAGYIPALRASRVDPLHALRYD, encoded by the coding sequence GGTCGCTGCTGCCGCCGGAGGCCGTGCAGAGCATCGAGCTGTCGGTGAGCCCCACGGTGGTCGCGATCACGGCAGTGCTGGGCGTGACGACGGGTCTGCTGTTCGGGCTCTTCCCGGCACTCCACAGCACGCGCTCCGACCTGGTCACGACGATCCGCGCCAACGCCGGCAATCTCACCGTCACTCGTGGTGCAGCCCGCTTCCGCGCGGGTCTCGTGACGGCGCAGGTCGCACTCTCGATGGCCCTGCTGATCCTGGCAGGACTGTTCATGCGCAGCCTGGTCAACATCGGCAAGGTGGATCTCGGGCTCCGTACCGAGAACGTCGTGACGTTCGCGATCTCGCCGCAGCTGAACGGCTACAGCATCGAACGCTCTCACCAGCTGTTCCAGCGTGTCGAGGAGGAGCTGGCAGCGCTGCCGGGGGTCATCCAGGTCAGCAGTGGGCTCGTACCCGTGCTCGCGGGGAGCAGCTGGGGTTCCGATGTCGCAGTGGAAGGCTTCCAGGACGGCCCTGATATCGACACGAATGCGCGGATGAACATCGTCGGGCCCGGCTATTTCACCACGCTCGACGTGCCCGTCCTCGCCGGTCGCGAGTTCACTCCGCAGGACGTGATGAATGGAACGCGGGTCGCAATGGTCAACGAAGCGTTCCTGCGCAAGTTCAACCTCGACCGCACCGCCATCGGCAAGCGCATTTCCGACGAGGGATCCGAGCCCGACACGGAGATCATCGGGATCGTGCGGGACTCGAAGTACAACGACGTGAAGGAAGAAATCCCGGCGATGTATTTCAAGGCGTGGCGGCAGCAGGACTGGGTCGGCGCGCTCACGTTCTACGCCCGGACCGGCGCGGATACCGACCAGGTGATGCGCGCCGTCCAGCCGATGATGGCGCGCATCGATCCGAACCTGCCGGTCGAGAACCTCAAGTCCCTCGCGCAGCAGGTCCGGGAAAACGTCTTCCTGGACCGGATGATCGGTACACTGTCCGCCGCGTTTGCCGCGCTCGCGACACTGCTCGCTGCAGTCGGTCTGTACGGTGTGCTCGCCTACACCGTGGAGCGGCGCACCCGTGAGATCGGCGTGCGCATGGCGCTCGGTGCCGACTCGTCACGTGTCCGCCTCATGGTGCTGCGCCAGGTCGCTGTTATGATGCTGAGCGGCGGTGCGGTCGGACTCACCGCGGCGTGGGCGCTCGGCCGGGTAATGGGATCCGTGCTGTACCAGGTGGAAGGAGCGGATCCCCTGGTGTTCGGAGCTGCAGTCACGGTGCTCTCTCTGTTCGCGCTCGCGGCCGGGTACATCCCGGCTCTGCGTGCATCGCGGGTCGACCCGC